Part of the Pseudarthrobacter sp. NBSH8 genome is shown below.
GCCGCAAGCGCCTTGCCCAACTGGCCGTGTCCCATCGCGCGGGCCACGGCCGGGGTGGTGGAGTAAGCGAGGAAAACCATCAGGCCGACGGCGGTGTGCAACACCGCGGAGGCTAGCCCCACACCGGCCAGCTGGGCCACGCCGAGATGGCCCACAATGGCCGAATCCGCGAGAAGGAACAGCGGTTCGGCGATCAGTGCGCCGAACGCAGGCACGGCGAGCCGCAGGATTTCCCGGGCATGGCTGGCGGGACGCTGCACGGCGGCGGGGGCGGATTGATTGGGCACAGCTTCAGCCTAACGGCCGGCGCCGACCACCCGGCGGCCCTGCTTCCATGACGCCGGATGTCATGACAAAGGACACAATGGCGGATGGTTAGTTGACACTTCAACTAAATGTCGGGGAGACTCGATTTATGAATCAGTCACGCCTTATCACCACGGCCATCACCGTCCTGCGCGTCATCCTCGGCTTCCTCTTCGCCGCCCACGGCTGGCAGAAGTTCAATGAATGGACCATCGCCGGCACCCAGGCCGCGTTCTCCCAGATGGGCGTCCCCGCAGCCAACATCTCAGCTCCCCTCGTTGCAGGCCTCGAGCTCGCCGGCGGCGTTGCCCTCATCCTCGGCGTACTCACCCGCGTGGTGGCTGCCCTGCTGGCCCTAAACATGATCGGCGCCCTCTTCCTGGTGCACGCCCCGGCAGGAGTCTTCGCCGACAAGGGCGGGTACGAACTGGTGCTGCTCCTGGGCGCTGCCGCCCTGGCACTCGCACTCACCGGAGCCGGCCGGGTGTCCGTGGACCGCGTCCTGTTCGCCCGCAAGGGCTCCAAACTGGCAGTCCTCGCCTAAGCGGACTCCTCCAAAACGAGCAACGCCCGACGGCGGACCGGCACCCAGGTGCCGGTCCGCCGTCGGGCGTAAAATTCCTTGGCTAAGGTCAGCCGGAGACCCCGGCCCAGGGAGCGGAAGGAATAGCTGGTGCCCAGGTCCACGAGCTGCAGCGTGCCGGTGTCAGTGTTGACGAGTGAGACTCGGGTCGGCCTCTCCAGCTCCGCATCCCTGTCCACCTTGTAGTCGCCGAGGATCACCGGGGAGGCGGCGCTTCCGGCCTGGTTGCCCATGCGGCCGTAGAGGTCAGGGCTTGCAATCTTGGTGAAGGCCCCGTCGCGGTAGACCAACATGCCGTCTTCACAACCCACCACCACGGTTTCCCCACCGGCAACCGCCTCGCCATGCACGCCGGGGCACCCCGCGCTCCGGAGCAGTTCACTGCGCACCGGCTACTCCGTCGCCGGCAAATTCGGCTTTACGGACACCGCCGTCGCGGCGGAGAAAATGGCCAAGGTCCAGATGAGGGACAAGGCGGCCGGCCAGTACCGGGAAATGGAGTCCTCATCTCCCTGGTGGACGGTCAGCTGAACCTGGATTTCAGCGGCACGGCGGCCAAAATCAACTCGCTCGTGATTGCGGCCCGCGCCAGGGACGGCCACCACTGACCCGGCATCTACAGAGGACTTCACCGGTCCGGGAGTCGCGGAATGTGCCGTTGTACGGCTCCGCACCCCGGCGCATGATCCTGTGTACCGGCAGTCGGTTGCGCGCGAGAACATCGCGTACAACAAGCCGCCGCACCCCAACTTCTTCATCGGGGTGGGCATGGAACTGCCCGCGCGGCCGGATATCACCTACACCCGCGCAGAGTAGGCAACAGCAGCCAGCAGCCACAGACGAAACTGCCCCCTTCCGTCCAAAAACGGCGGGCGGGGCAGTTACGTTGCGAATATGTGTCAGCCCCGACCCGCCCTTAACACTGCCTCTCAGTAAGATCGCAGCATGACTGAGACCGCAGCCAACTCCGTAACCCTCCGCTTCCTGGCCGCCCCCACGGATGTGGGCCACAGCGGCTCGGTGGATGCGGGGACCGTCCTCGAATGGGTGGACAAGGCCGCGTACGCTGCCGCCGTGGGCTGGGCCAAGTCCTACTGCGTCACCGCCTACGTGGGCAACATCCACTTCGCGGACCCGGTGAACAGCGGCGACATGGTGGAGGTGGAAGCCACCATCGTCTACACCGGACGCTCCTCCATGCACATCCGGACCGTCGTCTCGTCAAGCGATCCCAAGGGCGGGCCGGCCACAATGCGCAGCCAGTGCATGGTGATCTTTGTGGCTGTCGGCGACGACGGCAAGCCGATACCGGTTAAACAGTTCGAACCGGCCACGGCAGCGGAGATCGAACAGCGGGACCACGCCCTGGCACGGATCAAGGTCCGTGAACGCATTGTCGAAGCTATGAACGCCCAGGAATATACCGCCGCCGGGACCGCCGAACGGGTGACGCTGCGGTTCATGGCGTCCCCCACGGACGTGAACTGGGGCGGTAAAGTGCACGGCGGAATCGTGATGAAGTGGGTCGACGAAGCCGCTTACGTCTGCGCGTCCCGCTACTGTGGCATGGACACCGTGGCGGTCTTCTCCGGCGGCGTTCGCTTCTACCGACCCCTGCTGATCGGCCACGTAGTGGAGGTCGAGGCCAGGCTGGTTTACACCGGGACCAAAGGCATGCACATTGCCGTACATGTGCGCTCCGGAGATCCGAAGGGCAAGGAACTGGACCTCACCACATATTGCCTTACGGTGATGGTGGCCCGCGACGCGGACG
Proteins encoded:
- a CDS encoding DoxX family protein — protein: MNQSRLITTAITVLRVILGFLFAAHGWQKFNEWTIAGTQAAFSQMGVPAANISAPLVAGLELAGGVALILGVLTRVVAALLALNMIGALFLVHAPAGVFADKGGYELVLLLGAAALALALTGAGRVSVDRVLFARKGSKLAVLA
- a CDS encoding acyl-CoA thioesterase gives rise to the protein MTETAANSVTLRFLAAPTDVGHSGSVDAGTVLEWVDKAAYAAAVGWAKSYCVTAYVGNIHFADPVNSGDMVEVEATIVYTGRSSMHIRTVVSSSDPKGGPATMRSQCMVIFVAVGDDGKPIPVKQFEPATAAEIEQRDHALARIKVRERIVEAMNAQEYTAAGTAERVTLRFMASPTDVNWGGKVHGGIVMKWVDEAAYVCASRYCGMDTVAVFSGGVRFYRPLLIGHVVEVEARLVYTGTKGMHIAVHVRSGDPKGKELDLTTYCLTVMVARDADGNSVPVPSWVPVSAEDTRLHAHARELLEIRGTAPGNRLPNHLLGQG